In Nocardioides sp. zg-1228, a single window of DNA contains:
- a CDS encoding PASTA domain-containing protein, translated as MEPPEHARATAPGAAGDPLVGRLLDDRYRIIARVARGGMASVYEATDLRLDRTVAVKVMHPGLGDDQEFAQRFVREARAAARLNHPHVVGVYDQGDDTSDGTDTIFLVMEYVPGHTLRDVIRKEAPMPPARAVALIEPVVSALAAAHRAGLIHRDVKPENVLIADEAHGGGVKVADFGLAKAVSADTQHTATGGVLIGTVSYLAPELVVDGRADARADVYAVGVVLYELLTGTKPHEGESPIQVAYRHVHHDVPMPSLVQPGIPDYVDALVARATSRDRDHRPADATVLLHHLHRVEQALREGLDSDTELAADLLPRRPSAAPDEPAVSTDTTPEPFDARALALLTEVDPRDSGLVDDGTPDRTTALERHPAAPGGPSRPAHPAGAAVPAGAPGPTAAPATVAMSTMSPASPASSRSAAPATGAAAHPAPRDGARPVPGRGPSRPVPVTTTARRRSVKGPVVLLLAVLLVAGVAGGAWWFGWERYTTTPGVLGLDEPAATAELEDAGLAAEAGEPAYSENVAPGLVIATDPGPGGKVLDGGTVTLVLSLGPERYDVPDLTGQTEDQAQDSLAATNLAFGSSKGRWSETVPEGQVIRTAPKAGTTLKPGAPVDLVLSRGRKPIEVKDWTGRSFADARSALEKRRLAVDVSAEEYSDTVPEGDVISQDPTTGTLHRGDTVSFVVSLGPELVEVPQVRRMGVEAATELLEGLGFEVETEQADIHLGLGYVSDSDPGAGEKVPKGSTITLFLV; from the coding sequence GTGGAGCCACCGGAGCACGCCCGCGCGACAGCGCCCGGCGCTGCTGGCGACCCCCTGGTCGGACGCCTGCTGGACGACCGCTACCGCATCATCGCCCGGGTGGCGCGCGGCGGCATGGCCAGTGTCTACGAGGCCACCGACCTGCGGCTCGACCGCACGGTCGCCGTCAAGGTGATGCACCCCGGGCTCGGCGACGACCAGGAGTTCGCGCAGCGGTTCGTCCGCGAGGCGCGCGCCGCGGCCCGGCTCAACCACCCGCACGTCGTGGGCGTCTACGACCAGGGCGACGACACCTCGGACGGCACCGACACGATCTTCTTGGTGATGGAGTACGTGCCCGGCCACACGCTGCGCGACGTGATCCGCAAGGAGGCCCCGATGCCTCCCGCTCGGGCCGTGGCGCTGATCGAGCCGGTCGTCTCGGCGCTCGCCGCCGCCCACCGCGCCGGCCTGATCCACCGCGACGTCAAGCCGGAGAACGTGCTCATCGCCGACGAGGCGCACGGCGGCGGGGTGAAGGTCGCCGACTTCGGCCTGGCCAAGGCGGTCAGTGCCGACACCCAGCACACCGCCACCGGGGGCGTGCTGATCGGCACCGTGTCCTACCTCGCGCCGGAGCTCGTCGTCGACGGCCGGGCCGACGCCCGAGCCGACGTCTACGCGGTGGGGGTCGTGCTCTACGAGCTGCTCACCGGGACGAAGCCCCACGAGGGTGAGTCGCCCATCCAGGTCGCCTACCGGCACGTGCACCACGACGTCCCGATGCCGTCGCTGGTGCAGCCCGGCATCCCCGACTACGTCGACGCCCTGGTGGCCCGCGCCACGTCTCGCGACCGGGACCACCGTCCCGCCGACGCCACGGTCCTGCTGCACCACCTGCACCGCGTGGAGCAGGCACTGCGCGAGGGCCTCGACTCCGACACCGAGCTCGCCGCCGACCTGCTCCCCCGCCGTCCCAGCGCAGCGCCCGACGAGCCCGCCGTCAGCACCGACACGACACCGGAGCCCTTCGACGCCCGCGCGCTCGCGCTGCTCACCGAGGTCGACCCGCGCGACTCCGGGCTCGTCGACGACGGCACCCCGGATCGCACCACGGCACTGGAGCGGCACCCGGCGGCACCCGGCGGTCCGTCCCGACCGGCCCACCCGGCCGGGGCGGCCGTCCCGGCCGGCGCGCCCGGCCCGACGGCCGCCCCCGCCACCGTGGCCATGAGCACGATGAGCCCTGCGAGCCCTGCGAGCTCCAGGAGCGCGGCGCCGGCGACAGGCGCCGCCGCGCACCCCGCGCCGCGCGACGGCGCACGCCCGGTCCCCGGGCGCGGGCCGAGCCGGCCGGTGCCGGTCACCACCACCGCCCGCCGACGGTCCGTGAAGGGACCCGTCGTCCTGCTGCTGGCCGTCCTGCTCGTCGCGGGCGTCGCGGGCGGGGCGTGGTGGTTCGGCTGGGAGCGCTACACCACGACGCCCGGAGTCCTGGGCCTCGACGAGCCGGCCGCGACCGCCGAGCTCGAGGACGCCGGCCTCGCGGCCGAGGCCGGCGAGCCGGCGTACTCCGAGAACGTCGCCCCCGGACTGGTGATCGCCACCGACCCCGGCCCGGGCGGCAAGGTCCTCGACGGCGGCACCGTGACCCTCGTCCTGTCCCTCGGCCCCGAGCGCTACGACGTCCCCGACCTCACCGGGCAGACCGAGGACCAGGCCCAGGACTCCCTCGCCGCGACCAACCTCGCGTTCGGGTCGAGCAAGGGGCGCTGGAGCGAGACCGTGCCCGAGGGCCAGGTCATCCGCACCGCCCCGAAGGCCGGCACCACCCTCAAGCCCGGCGCCCCGGTCGACCTCGTCCTCAGCCGCGGTCGCAAGCCGATCGAGGTCAAGGACTGGACCGGCCGCTCCTTCGCCGACGCCCGCTCGGCGCTGGAGAAGCGCCGGCTCGCCGTCGACGTGAGCGCGGAGGAGTACAGCGACACCGTCCCCGAGGGCGACGTCATCTCCCAGGACCCGACGACCGGCACCCTCCACCGCGGCGACACCGTCTCGTTCGTCGTCTCGCTCGGCCCCGAGCTGGTCGAGGTGCCCCAGGTGCGGCGGATGGGCGTCGAGGCCGCCACCGAGCTGCTCGAGGGACTCGGGTTCGAGGTCGAGACCGAGCAGGCCGACATCCACCTCGGGCTCGGCTACGTCTCCGACTCCGACCCCGGTGCGGGCGAGAAGGTCCCGAAGGGCTCGACGATCACCCTGTTCCTCGTCTGA
- a CDS encoding DMT family transporter: MSAEQTRRTSLLAAAALLALAACWGSTFFMIKDLLERVPTLDFLAVRFGIAALVLLAVAPKALGRLSPVVRRHAVVLGLLYGVAQILQTAGLAHTPASISGFVTGLYVVCTPLLAAAILRTRIPPVTWAAVALATVGLGVLALNGLSIGYGELITLASAVLYALHIVGLGAWSTAQDAVGMTILQIVVIAVVCTLATAHDGIVLPDRAADWWAVVYMAVVVGALGLLGQTWAQAHLPPTRSAIIMSMEPVFASLFAVWLGGEDVTTRLLLGGGMVLVAMLTVELAPRRAVEGEVPHIAV; this comes from the coding sequence GTGAGCGCCGAGCAGACCCGTCGTACGTCCCTGCTGGCGGCGGCCGCGCTCCTCGCGCTCGCGGCGTGCTGGGGCTCGACGTTCTTCATGATCAAGGACCTGCTCGAGCGGGTGCCCACCCTCGACTTCCTCGCGGTGCGCTTCGGCATCGCCGCGCTCGTGCTGCTGGCGGTCGCACCCAAGGCGCTCGGGCGGCTGTCCCCGGTCGTACGCCGCCACGCCGTGGTGCTCGGGCTGCTCTACGGCGTCGCCCAGATCCTTCAGACGGCCGGGCTGGCGCACACGCCCGCCAGCATCAGCGGCTTCGTCACCGGGCTCTACGTCGTGTGCACCCCACTGCTCGCCGCCGCCATCCTGCGCACCCGGATCCCGCCGGTGACGTGGGCGGCCGTGGCGCTCGCGACCGTGGGCCTGGGGGTGCTGGCGCTCAACGGCCTGAGCATCGGCTACGGCGAGCTGATCACGCTGGCGTCGGCCGTGCTCTACGCGCTGCACATCGTCGGCCTCGGCGCCTGGTCGACCGCGCAGGACGCGGTCGGCATGACGATCCTGCAGATCGTGGTCATCGCGGTGGTCTGCACCCTCGCGACGGCCCACGACGGGATCGTGCTCCCCGACCGCGCCGCGGACTGGTGGGCCGTGGTCTACATGGCCGTGGTCGTCGGCGCCCTCGGCCTCCTGGGCCAGACCTGGGCCCAGGCGCACCTGCCTCCCACCCGCAGCGCGATCATCATGAGCATGGAGCCGGTGTTCGCCTCGCTCTTCGCCGTGTGGCTCGGCGGCGAGGACGTCACGACCCGCCTGCTGCTCGGTGGCGGGATGGTCCTGGTGGCGATGCTGACCGTCGAGCTCGCCCCGCGCCGCGCCGTCGAGGGTGAGGTGCCGCACATCGCCGTGTGA